CCGGTGTCTTTCACCTTAATTAACTTTTCTACCATGTTGGCATTGAGCTTTATCGGTTTAATGTTGCCTTTGACAGGAACCTGGAGCCTGATAGTTGACCAATCTAAATTGCTGGAAATTGTCTTAAGTGCTTTTATTTTGGGTGTGCTGACTCTTTCCGGCTATGTATTCAATCATGTGGGAATTGGCAAACTCGGTGCATCACGAGCCGCGATCGTTGGTGCAGGCGTACCAATTTTAACCGTAATTTTTGCGGGTTTGATGATTCAGGAAAGTTTGGAAATTGTACAGATTTTAGGAGTCTTGTTTGTCACCTTCGGAGTTGCAGCTTTCAGCTTTGAAAAAATGCGATCGGCACCTTAAAGCATCTAGCTAACAAGATTAAATGACGCATAGCAGCAAGCCTGAAGTTATAAAAGTTAAAAGGGCATTGGGGAGCCACTGCCGTAAGCGTTGCGTAAGCGTTGCGTTAGCGACGAAGGAGCGTCGGAACGAGCGTCACCCGTAAGGGTCTGTGGCTCTCTCTGCCCAAGTGGAGCAAGTGGTTCACTTTCATAAGTCATCACTCATCAGCCATCACTCAGCAACTTCAACCAGGATAATTTATTTCTTGAAGTTCCCTTAAGTGATGCAAGATAAGGGCTAATACCGTTTCACTTTGGGTTTCTAGTAGTGAACACCTGGAGAAAGTGAGTTAGTGAATGAGCATAAGCAGTTGATTCGATCTGTATCATAGATTTCTTATTTGTTCTCTCATTGCCAAAGTCTGGCTGAAATTTTACTTTTTCTGATCTGCGGAAATATCAGCAAACCTTAATACTGGGTTGTACATAAAGTATTTAAATAATAATTAGCAAAAAATTAAAAATAGATTACTTCATACAAAATTGACAAAAAGACTGTCAAAATAGAATATCATACTATAAAAAGATAAAAGGTATCCTCAAATTGGAATCATCTGCCTTATTTGAAGTCTATGATTGCCCCTACAGCAAACTGCTGATATTGCCAATAAATCACCGTGAGCCGTGGGCAGTATAGTGGTTCAAACCGTCCTAGTAAAGCTAATCGGTTTTGCGAAGGTGATTAAGTGACTTCTACCTAAGTAATTCCCAAACGAATTTGGGTTTTGGGAATCTCTTTAAAGTTGCGATGATATCTGCCCGATATGAGTACCTAGCCGCAATAGTTTTCTCATTGTTGCTCGTAAAGGGTGGGGAAAACCCGGATATCACAAGAAGTCTTTGTAGAGTACTAGTAAGAAGCACAAAGTTTGCTTGTGATTTACGAAGCCACATTGAGGGAAGCTAAATGTTATTTGATGATTTTCCGGTCAGATACAAGGCAACTTCACAAAAACACAACATTCTGGCTGTACACCAGAAAATACGGAGGTGAACGGTTCTAGCTAATAAACATTTCAGAGTTAATCTGTGATAGACAACCTAGAGTGAATAAATCGCCTCCATTCGGGTGTATACTACTTACTTCCCTTTGACTAATAATCGTGTAAACTTGCTATTCAATTATCTGTAATATGAGTAACGACGTAGATCTGATCAAACAACTCGGCCCCAGTGCGATGGATCAGATTATGCTTTATCTGGCTTTTAGTGCCATGCGGACAAGTGGGCACAGGCATGGGGCATTCTTAGATGCAGCAGCAACGGCAGCTAAGTGTGCAATTTACATGACCTATCTAGAGCAGGGGCAAAACCTCCGGATGACGGGGCATTTGCACCACTTAGAGCCAAAACGGGTAAAAATCATCGTTGAGGAAGTCAGACAGGCATTAACAGAGGGCAAACTGTTGAAGATGCTAGGTTCTCAAGAACCTCGGTATCTGATTCAGTTGCCTTATGTTTGGATGGAAAAGTATCCTTGGCAACCTGGGCGATCGCGCGTACCTGGTACAAGTTTAACAAGTGAAGAAAAAAGACAAATTGAGCAAAAATTACCTAGCAATCTGCCCGATGCTCAGTTAGTCACATCCTTTGAATTTCTAGAGTTGATTGAATTTCTGCACAAGCGATCGCAAGAAGGTTTACCACCTGAGCATCAGATGGTTTTAAGTGAAGCCTTAGCCGAACATATTAAGCGCCGTCTGTTATATTCAGGTACAGTCACCCGCATTGATTCTCCTTGGGGAATGCCCTTCTACGCTCTGACTCGTCCTTTTTATGCACCAGCAGACGACCAAGAGCGTACCTACATTATGGTCGAAGACACTGCTCGGTATTTCCGGATGATGAAAGATTGGGCAGAACGGCGGCCAAATGCTATGCGTGCTTTAGAAGAGCTGGATATTCCACCAGAAAAATGGGATCAGGCCATGGAAGAATTGGATGAAATTATCCGCGCTTGGGCAGATAGATATCACCAAAGCGGCGGCATTCCAATGATTTTACAGATGGTTTTTGGTAGGAAAGAAGACTGACAATTCAACAGTCAGAAAATTAATTCCTCGTCATTTTTGTCTAAAATTTTTCCCAGGTAAAACGCTCTTAGAATCTAGTAGTTGGCGAGTATAATACCGACTATTCAACAAATGCGACGGGCAGTTTATTGCCATATATATGAACAGGTGCGGCTTGTGTTCCTACCTCAATGAGCAGTATTTGTCCGTTGCCATGCGCTTCAGTAAAGGATTAGGCTAAGTACTAATACCAATTCGTAATTAAGAAAGTCAGATTTAATCAGAGCTTCCACACTTTAAATCTGTTACTTTGTTTTGGAAAATTAGTATGAGGTCAAGACGCTAGCTATTTGATTTTTAGGCTAATATGACTTACGCAAAAAACCTCTCAAACCCTCAAAACCCTCATGAATGTTCTCTGCTTCCTCTGTGGTATCCTGCAGGAAGGGGGCGGGTTTACCCATATCCTCGTTAATAGTTGATGATGTCTTTTGAACCCGCCCCTACTTGCGGGTTTCGGTTTTTCCCTTACCTGTGCGTAAGGGGCGGGTTTACCAGCCCATACATCTTAGGGATCAGTGGACTTAGTATGATTATGATGTACGCCTAATAACTTAGGATATGTCAGTCGCGAGTCGAACGTTCGCCGTTGGGCGAAGCCCTTCCCGCAGAGTAGGCGTTCCCGTTCGCGCTCTTCGTCTTTGAAGGAGAAGGGTAGCAATTCGCTTGCGGTTTGCAGATTGCTTGACTTCGCTATCGCTGCGTAAAGCCCTTCGCGCATACCTTAGCTTAGCGCTGCGGACAACTATTTAAGTGGACTTGGTATCAGTTGATGATAACAGTTTCAAATTAAATTGACAGCAATGGGGTTTCGCCCGTGCCTGATTTTTTTGGGGCGGTAGGTGGGTGAAAAAATCTCCCACCCCCTAAAAAACTCGTATTGCAGTCAAAGTAGAACAGCAAGAATTTACTGGCTACCTGGAATCACAGGAAGTGGGTTAGTCTCAAAAGTAGGACTAGATTCCGTAGGGGTTTGAGATGGCGATAACGTAGATGAAGGTGTAAGTCCACCAATGCGATCGCTACCATCAATACAAGTATCCAGGGCTGGAGCAGGTTGTAATTCTTTGATTTCAGCACGCAAGCCGACTACGCACTGAGCAAAAGGCCTGGGTAACAAACTACGACCACAATAATCTAAAACTGCTGGGTTAATTGCATCTTGAGTATTCTGGCTAATGTTAACTACACAGTAGCCATAATCCAAAGGACGACGAGCCTGGCTACAGTAAGAAAGGGCATCCGTAGGAACAATTTGTGTCTTCTTCTTAATATCAACCACGCAGGTAGCCAAATCTCTTGGACGCAGAGAAGTTGCACAAGCTTCTGATATTGCTTGTGTATTTACCCCCTCAGTGTTTGTCAAAATTCGACCTGCACAGTAACGGTAATCATTATTGTAGCGTTCGTTGATAGCCATACCTGGGGCGATCGCAGCTAACCATCCAGCTATAGCTAATACTGGTACTGTCAGCCTAATTGCTTGATTCGTGAACCTTCCAGCAGAACTACCTTGTGGGGTTCCACTTCTGCTAATTTTTGTTTTGGACATTGCCATTCTCCAAACACCCAAGGTTATGCTAACTCAAATATGCATCAACTCTTTGGCAAAACAGGAAATTTCGGCGGAAGGCTTCCAGTAGGGATGGCTGATGACTGTGAAGAGTGGGTGCGAATTGGTTACTACTCAAATGGGATTGCCATAGAATAAAGTTCTGATGATGAAATTTATGATTTTTGGCAATTATGATTTGCTGGTATTTATAATAGTATGTCTGGGTAAAGTTTAAACAGGATTAGATTAAGGAAACTCATGTCCCGATATCGAGGGCCACGCCTCAGAATTGTACGTCGCTTGGGCGACTTACCAGGATTAACTCGTAAAAGCGCCAGACGCGCTTATCCGCCAGGCCAGCACGGCCAAAACCGCAAGAAACGTTCTGAGTATGCTATCCGTCTAGAGGAAAAGCAAAAACTCCGGATGAACTATGGTCTGACTGAAAAGCAACTGCTGCGCTATGTACGTAAAGCTAGACGTGTGACTGGTTCTACCGGGCAAGTGCTGCTACAACTGCTAGAAATGCGCTTGGATAATACCATTTTCCGCTTGGGTATGGCTCCCACCATTCCAGCAGCACGTCAGCTAGTGAATCACGGTCATGTGACGGTTAATGGTCGTGTAGTGAATATTGCCAGCTACCAGGTTCGTCCTGGTGAAGTAATTGCTGTCCGGGATCGAGAACAATCGAAGAAGTTGGTAGAATCCAATTTGCAATATCCCGGCTTGGCTAACCTTCCCAGTCATCTGGAGTTTGACAAAAACAAATTGGTTGGCAAAGTTAACGGTGTGATTGAGCGTGAATGGGTGGCACTGCAAGTTAACGAACTACTTGTGGTGGAATACTACTCACGTCAAGCTTAAGGAATTAGGAGTTAAGAGTTAGGAGTTAAGAGTTAAAATCTTCAATTTATAACTCATAACTCATAACTCATAACTATTTTCATCCGCCAATCTGCGACATGGTACGGGTGTATGTACCTGAAGTACCAGAGTCGCGCCCTTTGAAGTTAATTTCTGGCTTGATTGCTAATAGGTGTCTGACTTGCTCTTGTAATTGAGTGGTGCTTATACCAGCACGCAGAGAAGTTTTTAGGTCAAGTTGACCGGTTTCATTTAATAAACAGGGACGCAGCCAACCATCGGCGCTAAGGCGCATCCGGTTACAGCGATCGCAAAAACACTCGGACATCTGACTAATAAATCCCAGTGTTCCCTTCGCTCCCGGAATTTGAAAGACATCAGCAGGGCCAGCACCACAAACTTGAGATTCTGTCAAGCCCCAGCGATCGCGGATGCGTTGCCGTAACTCGGCTGAAGTCACCCAACCGCGATCGCCAAATAACTGGTCGTTACCGATAGGCATAAACTCAATAAACCGCACATGCCATTGTTTGTCTATTGTCAAGGCGGCTAAATCGAGAATTTCGTGGTCATTGACCCCAGGAATTACCACTACATTGAGTTTCAAGGGGTCAAATCCGACACGATGGGCGGCTTGAATTCCATTCCAAACTTGTTGCCAACGGGGACGACCGCGATTACCGATAATTTGGTCAAAGGTATCGGTATCGAGAGAGTCTAAGCTAATATTAATGCGCCGCAGACCTGCATTGTAAAGG
Above is a window of Nostoc sp. UHCC 0702 DNA encoding:
- the rpsD gene encoding 30S ribosomal protein S4, whose translation is MSRYRGPRLRIVRRLGDLPGLTRKSARRAYPPGQHGQNRKKRSEYAIRLEEKQKLRMNYGLTEKQLLRYVRKARRVTGSTGQVLLQLLEMRLDNTIFRLGMAPTIPAARQLVNHGHVTVNGRVVNIASYQVRPGEVIAVRDREQSKKLVESNLQYPGLANLPSHLEFDKNKLVGKVNGVIEREWVALQVNELLVVEYYSRQA
- the moaA gene encoding GTP 3',8-cyclase MoaA; this encodes MNQVDYLRISLIDRCNFRCQYCMPEGAELDYILNQELLTDEELLTLIREVFIPVGFSRFRLTGGEPLLRPRVVELVRAIASLPQTQDLSMTTNAFLLAPMAQNLYNAGLRRINISLDSLDTDTFDQIIGNRGRPRWQQVWNGIQAAHRVGFDPLKLNVVVIPGVNDHEILDLAALTIDKQWHVRFIEFMPIGNDQLFGDRGWVTSAELRQRIRDRWGLTESQVCGAGPADVFQIPGAKGTLGFISQMSECFCDRCNRMRLSADGWLRPCLLNETGQLDLKTSLRAGISTTQLQEQVRHLLAIKPEINFKGRDSGTSGTYTRTMSQIGG
- the hetR gene encoding heterocyst differentiation master regulator HetR, which codes for MSNDVDLIKQLGPSAMDQIMLYLAFSAMRTSGHRHGAFLDAAATAAKCAIYMTYLEQGQNLRMTGHLHHLEPKRVKIIVEEVRQALTEGKLLKMLGSQEPRYLIQLPYVWMEKYPWQPGRSRVPGTSLTSEEKRQIEQKLPSNLPDAQLVTSFEFLELIEFLHKRSQEGLPPEHQMVLSEALAEHIKRRLLYSGTVTRIDSPWGMPFYALTRPFYAPADDQERTYIMVEDTARYFRMMKDWAERRPNAMRALEELDIPPEKWDQAMEELDEIIRAWADRYHQSGGIPMILQMVFGRKED